The following proteins are co-located in the Leptospira sp. GIMC2001 genome:
- a CDS encoding TetR/AcrR family transcriptional regulator, which yields MNGCNNMQKMIEISEKDPISPKKRSKREENREKSKELILRASLELFAMKGFGSTTMEMIADRAGISRGLPYLYFESKELLLHAIIERHFDREKEIIESLQTQFDSPEQFVHTITKHMATNFHKGTDSDECLEMRLIMSMMLLPETKSIIQKGVVKFQSQVLGKYFTNVKVTFEKMGIVDFEVEMEYLRMVFFGYTFARLCLGEEFPHESIQKRMFSHYLSQINNCPSRSKS from the coding sequence ATGAACGGTTGTAATAATATGCAAAAGATGATAGAAATTAGCGAAAAAGATCCCATAAGTCCTAAAAAAAGATCGAAAAGGGAAGAAAATCGGGAAAAATCTAAGGAATTGATCCTAAGGGCTTCGCTTGAGTTGTTCGCAATGAAGGGGTTTGGTTCTACAACGATGGAGATGATCGCAGACCGCGCGGGAATTTCCAGGGGACTTCCTTATCTCTATTTTGAGAGCAAAGAACTACTGCTTCATGCAATCATTGAACGCCATTTTGATCGAGAAAAAGAAATTATCGAATCGTTACAAACTCAATTCGATAGCCCTGAACAATTTGTACACACGATCACCAAACATATGGCTACAAATTTTCACAAGGGCACAGATAGTGACGAATGTCTAGAAATGCGTTTGATTATGAGCATGATGCTTCTTCCTGAGACCAAATCCATTATTCAAAAGGGAGTTGTAAAATTCCAATCTCAAGTTCTAGGCAAGTATTTTACGAATGTTAAAGTGACTTTTGAGAAGATGGGGATTGTTGATTTCGAAGTGGAAATGGAATATCTTAGGATGGTATTTTTTGGTTATACCTTTGCTAGATTATGCCTCGGAGAGGAATTCCCACATGAATCGATTCAGAAGAGAATGTTTTCTCATTACTTAAGTCAAATCAACAATTGTCCATCAAGATCGAAGTCTTAG
- a CDS encoding FecR domain-containing protein, translating into MRGFSLGDILFLIFLFFSTIGITGLLYSDMSRLSQASNEKVIGTITFKQKVAQRKYTGQVVWENLEQSTELRNKDSIRTSQLSEAEITLNDGTKITLDENSMILLNINDGQTELDFAYGTLSTKQSGSDVSVADGNNATALKIKVGDKTINSEGDVNLSGSKDGSDMQLKLESGTASVSSTKGEEISVSKNEIAKIGGENLSVATQSIQLQLPTNLERKVIRDSKTQVNFQWIRNNTKNSNSKLPSNLIISSYPDLKSPWKVISTSDNQAKVDVPVGSHYFAVRLGTETTETRRFTIYQNAPVALNSPANGSKISTASNNSRVSFIWGKATVDTTYILEIANSQDMNSTSIVNRESLSANSFSKELSVGSYYWRIGTKDPIGDDIVYSKVYKFEIVREETLVTPQLMQPETKTKFALDEVQKSGLTFTWTGSKIADSYQFTLVHPKTGSAERESKSASIQWKENLDVGRYRWSVAAIRNNSKSEPSEIREFEIVQEAVTPVIEEAVLVPPSLVSPIQNSEIDMTQKDEIRFIWKTTNAKQSRLELAPANRLSQLILKLETNDNFYTFRELNKLEEGEFVWRVVSIHNNGQESISKDQKFRVVLNRGKGKLEFTSPKIYYVE; encoded by the coding sequence ATGAGAGGATTCAGTTTAGGAGATATACTTTTCCTAATTTTCTTATTTTTTAGTACTATTGGGATCACTGGTTTGTTGTATTCTGATATGAGCAGGCTTTCACAGGCCTCGAATGAAAAAGTAATCGGAACAATAACCTTCAAACAAAAAGTAGCTCAAAGAAAATATACTGGACAAGTCGTTTGGGAGAACCTAGAGCAAAGTACTGAACTTCGGAATAAGGATTCTATTCGAACTTCTCAACTATCTGAGGCAGAGATCACGCTCAATGATGGAACCAAAATCACCTTAGACGAAAATTCGATGATCCTATTGAATATCAATGATGGCCAGACGGAATTGGATTTTGCTTATGGAACTTTGTCCACCAAACAATCAGGTAGCGATGTATCCGTTGCAGATGGCAATAACGCAACGGCTCTCAAAATCAAAGTGGGCGACAAAACCATTAATTCCGAAGGTGATGTAAATCTCAGTGGCTCCAAAGATGGATCTGATATGCAGTTGAAATTAGAATCCGGAACAGCAAGTGTCAGTTCAACTAAGGGTGAAGAAATTTCTGTCTCAAAGAATGAAATTGCTAAAATAGGTGGAGAAAATCTCTCTGTAGCAACTCAGTCCATTCAGCTACAGCTTCCGACAAATCTCGAAAGAAAAGTGATCCGTGACTCTAAGACCCAAGTTAACTTTCAATGGATAAGAAATAATACAAAAAATAGCAATTCAAAACTTCCAAGCAATCTGATCATTTCTTCATATCCTGATTTAAAATCTCCTTGGAAAGTTATTTCTACATCGGATAACCAAGCAAAAGTTGATGTTCCTGTTGGGTCACATTATTTCGCAGTACGCCTAGGAACTGAGACAACAGAAACTCGAAGATTCACAATATATCAGAATGCTCCGGTAGCATTGAACTCACCAGCAAACGGATCCAAAATTTCTACTGCTAGCAATAACTCTCGAGTCTCCTTTATCTGGGGCAAAGCAACAGTTGATACAACCTATATTCTTGAAATTGCAAATTCTCAGGATATGAATTCTACATCGATTGTGAATAGAGAATCACTTAGCGCAAATTCTTTCAGTAAAGAACTATCTGTTGGGAGTTATTATTGGCGAATTGGAACGAAAGACCCGATCGGTGACGACATTGTCTACTCTAAAGTTTACAAATTTGAAATTGTCCGTGAAGAAACACTTGTAACTCCGCAACTTATGCAACCAGAAACGAAAACAAAATTTGCATTGGACGAAGTACAAAAATCTGGATTAACTTTCACTTGGACTGGCTCAAAAATTGCCGATTCCTACCAATTTACCTTGGTGCATCCAAAGACTGGATCTGCCGAACGTGAATCGAAAAGTGCGTCCATTCAATGGAAAGAGAATCTGGATGTGGGTCGATACCGCTGGAGTGTCGCAGCCATTAGAAATAATTCAAAATCGGAACCCTCAGAGATTCGAGAATTTGAAATAGTCCAAGAGGCAGTAACACCTGTTATTGAGGAGGCTGTTTTGGTTCCGCCGAGTCTTGTGTCGCCTATTCAGAATTCCGAAATCGATATGACGCAAAAAGATGAGATAAGGTTTATTTGGAAGACTACAAATGCAAAGCAGTCCCGTTTAGAACTAGCACCTGCAAATCGACTCAGCCAGCTTATTCTAAAATTGGAAACGAATGATAACTTTTATACGTTTAGAGAGTTGAACAAATTAGAAGAAGGTGAATTCGTTTGGAGAGTTGTATCAATCCATAATAATGGTCAAGAATCAATAAGCAAAGATCAAAAGTTTAGAGTCGTTCTCAATCGTGGAAAAGGAAAGTTGGAGTTCACTTCTCCGAAAATCTACTATGTTGAATAA
- a CDS encoding adenylate/guanylate cyclase domain-containing protein, producing MKDNFRLSKFSIKVKLIGITTLIIVASLSLMIFIASTFFKDDSEKRIQENNLQIVNLIGQKVEREILTIASKVNTQALLQEQKIDNELKTLFQVLFFRDNPSFLYLAISKKSGNSWVPEKEMFNEESLIQRQIEKNSISNIRGIIGEAFQPAFTNSLVIKNLSPTILKPLLGIAMPFGSSQDSRMVVLYMDSLEFQKAFEMEGINTSFLVDSEGSVLAHPDTEVVLSGKSFKSSPIVKTLLESKNDNGLSQFEENGKEFLGSFKKISISGLGIVSTVEVDLAFAAVYKIQRINIYILIIVLNLSILVVFFFSRTISEPIKRLVGATKQIEAGDFRVDIQPASRDEIGLLTDSFVEMGLGLEEKEKVKSILGNMIDPVVVAEAMKDMAALKRGSEKEITSFFSDVAGFSTISEQLRSEELANLLNEYLSAMTIILKKHDGVLDKYIGDAIVGIFNAPIDIQNHEYSACLASIEMVKKLSDLRKYWKKNNLYSQEAQNMDARIGLNSGLAKVGFMGTDALASYTMMGDTVNLAARLEAAGKDYGVNILISESTATAVRDQMFTRMIDLVRVKGKNEPVKIFELIDTQKNVADNIREATDLYEKGFNLYLKRDFAKAIKSLDKSLLAKFPKNDSGKDKAINLLKERCQDYIDNPPQSDWDGVFTRTHK from the coding sequence ATGAAGGACAATTTTCGGCTTTCTAAATTCTCAATCAAAGTAAAATTGATTGGGATAACAACTTTAATTATTGTTGCATCTCTCTCACTTATGATTTTTATCGCATCTACCTTTTTCAAGGATGATAGCGAGAAAAGAATTCAAGAGAACAACCTACAGATTGTTAACTTAATTGGCCAGAAAGTGGAACGCGAGATCTTGACAATCGCATCCAAAGTCAATACTCAAGCTCTTCTACAAGAACAAAAAATTGATAATGAGTTGAAGACTCTGTTCCAAGTTTTGTTCTTTAGAGACAATCCATCTTTTCTCTACCTCGCAATTTCTAAGAAATCTGGCAACTCTTGGGTTCCAGAAAAAGAAATGTTCAATGAAGAATCTTTGATTCAGCGCCAAATTGAGAAAAACTCGATTTCGAATATTCGAGGAATTATTGGTGAAGCCTTCCAGCCAGCCTTCACCAATAGTCTTGTTATAAAAAACTTAAGTCCAACAATTCTCAAACCTTTACTTGGGATCGCAATGCCTTTTGGATCATCACAAGATTCTCGAATGGTAGTCCTCTATATGGATTCATTAGAGTTCCAAAAAGCCTTCGAAATGGAAGGGATCAATACTTCTTTCCTTGTGGATTCAGAAGGTTCAGTTCTCGCCCATCCCGACACAGAAGTTGTTTTGAGTGGAAAGAGTTTTAAATCAAGTCCCATAGTCAAAACGCTTCTCGAAAGCAAAAATGATAATGGATTATCCCAATTTGAAGAAAATGGAAAAGAGTTCTTGGGATCATTTAAAAAAATTTCCATCAGCGGATTGGGAATTGTTTCTACGGTTGAAGTTGATCTTGCGTTTGCAGCAGTTTATAAAATTCAAAGAATCAATATTTATATTCTTATTATTGTATTAAATCTTTCTATTTTAGTTGTATTTTTCTTTTCTCGAACAATAAGTGAACCTATCAAGCGTTTGGTGGGAGCAACTAAACAAATTGAAGCGGGAGATTTCCGCGTAGATATTCAACCAGCATCTCGCGATGAGATTGGACTTTTGACTGATTCATTCGTAGAAATGGGACTTGGTCTAGAAGAAAAAGAGAAAGTAAAATCCATTCTAGGAAATATGATCGATCCTGTAGTGGTTGCCGAAGCAATGAAAGATATGGCAGCTCTTAAACGTGGATCTGAGAAAGAAATCACGAGTTTCTTCTCAGATGTTGCAGGGTTTTCTACTATCTCTGAACAACTTCGATCGGAAGAACTTGCGAATCTTTTGAATGAATATTTGAGTGCGATGACTATTATTCTAAAGAAGCATGATGGTGTTCTGGATAAATACATTGGTGATGCGATCGTAGGAATTTTTAATGCACCAATAGATATTCAAAATCATGAATATTCAGCTTGCTTAGCGTCGATTGAAATGGTTAAGAAGCTTAGTGATTTACGTAAGTATTGGAAAAAGAACAATCTCTATTCACAAGAAGCTCAGAATATGGATGCGAGGATTGGATTGAATTCAGGGCTTGCCAAAGTGGGCTTTATGGGAACTGACGCCCTAGCTTCCTATACAATGATGGGCGACACTGTAAACTTAGCTGCTAGATTGGAAGCGGCTGGCAAAGACTATGGCGTCAATATTCTAATATCCGAATCTACTGCAACCGCTGTCCGTGATCAAATGTTTACAAGGATGATTGACCTTGTTCGAGTAAAAGGTAAAAATGAACCGGTCAAAATTTTTGAATTGATTGATACGCAAAAAAATGTAGCTGATAATATTAGAGAAGCTACAGATTTATATGAGAAAGGTTTCAATCTCTATCTAAAAAGAGACTTTGCAAAAGCAATCAAGAGTTTAGACAAATCTCTGTTAGCTAAATTTCCTAAGAATGATTCTGGAAAAGACAAAGCAATCAATCTTCTAAAAGAAAGATGTCAAGACTATATCGATAACCCTCCACAGTCGGACTGGGATGGAGTGTTTACCAGGACTCATAAATGA
- a CDS encoding KamA family radical SAM protein — MTDRKSEQWTDWKWQMQNRIRSAEDLQAYTKVFDHEIEAIQAASAHFDLGISPYYASLMDPDDPNCPIKKQAIPTKSELIRYPNEIDDPLAEEIHMPVKGVTHRYPDRAIWYLSHNCAVFCRFCTRKRKVSQPFETPNRSQWNEAIEYFRKTTSIREVILSGGDPLSLSDSHLDFILSELKSIEHINQIRIHSRHPVTMPMRITDELCKIFDKYFPLYLVTHFNHPRECTTDASKAIERLVRIGSVSVMNQSVLLKGINDDLSVLEELNYRLVSMGVKPYYLHQCDEVFGISHFRVPIREGLELYRGLRGRMSGITVPLYVADLTGGGGKVPLIPEYFVGSKENSLVYRNYKGELYEISDGEIQ, encoded by the coding sequence GTGACCGATAGAAAATCCGAGCAATGGACAGATTGGAAGTGGCAAATGCAGAATCGCATTCGATCAGCAGAAGATTTGCAAGCGTATACAAAAGTTTTTGATCACGAAATCGAAGCAATCCAAGCTGCAAGTGCCCATTTTGATTTAGGAATTTCTCCTTATTATGCTTCACTTATGGATCCAGATGATCCCAATTGCCCAATAAAAAAGCAAGCTATACCGACAAAATCGGAACTCATTCGCTATCCGAATGAGATTGATGATCCACTTGCAGAAGAAATCCATATGCCAGTCAAAGGTGTAACGCATCGATATCCCGATCGAGCCATCTGGTATCTCTCGCATAATTGTGCCGTTTTCTGTAGATTCTGTACTCGTAAAAGAAAAGTATCGCAACCTTTCGAGACACCCAACCGAAGCCAATGGAATGAAGCAATAGAATACTTTCGCAAAACTACGTCTATTCGAGAAGTAATATTATCGGGGGGAGATCCTCTCAGCCTATCAGACTCTCATTTGGATTTTATTCTATCCGAACTTAAATCTATAGAACATATTAATCAAATTCGAATTCATTCTCGCCATCCTGTAACAATGCCTATGCGAATCACAGATGAGCTATGCAAAATATTTGATAAATATTTTCCATTATACTTAGTAACTCATTTCAATCATCCCAGGGAATGCACCACCGATGCAAGTAAAGCAATCGAACGCTTAGTACGGATCGGTTCTGTATCGGTCATGAATCAATCCGTTCTATTAAAGGGAATCAATGATGATTTATCAGTTCTAGAAGAACTGAATTACCGATTGGTTTCTATGGGAGTCAAACCATATTACCTACATCAATGTGATGAAGTTTTTGGCATTTCTCATTTTCGTGTTCCTATACGAGAGGGCTTAGAATTGTATCGAGGTCTGCGAGGGCGGATGAGTGGAATCACTGTTCCTTTATATGTTGCAGATCTAACTGGTGGAGGAGGAAAAGTTCCATTAATTCCAGAATATTTTGTAGGATCGAAAGAAAACAGTTTGGTTTACCGAAACTATAAAGGAGAGCTTTATGAAATATCCGATGGAGAAATACAGTAA
- the efp gene encoding elongation factor P, with translation MALGITEVKKGMVLKVEGDLYSVVKTEFVNPGKGSAFIRTKLKNVLRGTSIERTFKAAEKLEGVEIEKRAMTFCYTDGDDIIFMDVNDFEQIPVSKDYVEDVLPFMKEDTKVDVSFYEGKPIGVEPPNFAILEITYAEEGLKGDTSGTALKRVTLETGGEINVPIFVKQGDVIKVDLRDLSYVERVNK, from the coding sequence ATGGCATTAGGCATCACAGAAGTTAAGAAAGGCATGGTTTTGAAAGTAGAGGGGGATCTCTACAGTGTTGTAAAAACCGAATTCGTAAATCCCGGTAAAGGTTCTGCATTCATCCGAACCAAATTGAAAAACGTACTACGTGGAACTTCGATTGAAAGAACATTCAAAGCCGCAGAGAAATTGGAAGGCGTTGAGATAGAAAAACGCGCAATGACATTTTGTTACACAGATGGCGATGATATCATTTTCATGGACGTAAATGATTTTGAACAGATTCCTGTCTCAAAAGACTATGTTGAAGATGTTCTGCCGTTCATGAAAGAAGACACAAAAGTAGATGTTTCGTTTTATGAAGGCAAGCCCATCGGTGTTGAACCTCCTAATTTTGCTATATTGGAAATCACTTATGCTGAAGAAGGTCTGAAGGGTGATACCAGTGGAACGGCTCTCAAACGAGTTACTTTGGAGACCGGAGGCGAGATCAACGTTCCTATATTCGTTAAGCAAGGTGACGTCATCAAAGTTGATCTAAGAGATCTTAGCTATGTTGAGAG